In the genome of Populus trichocarpa isolate Nisqually-1 chromosome 6, P.trichocarpa_v4.1, whole genome shotgun sequence, one region contains:
- the LOC18100218 gene encoding DNA-binding protein S1FA yields the protein MEDDFEFSNSPPSFQNMGDLIKDAEPKGLNPGLIVLLVIGGLLLTFLIGNYVLYSYAQKTLPPRKKKPISKKKMKKERLKQGVSAPGE from the exons ATGGAAGACGATTTCGAGTTCTCTAATTCTCCTCCTTCCTTCCAAAACATG GGGGATTTGATCAAGGATGCTGAGCCTAAAGGGTTAAACCCAGGATTGATAGTGCTGCTGGTTATTGGCGGGTTACTTTTGACATTCCTAATTGGAAATTATGTACTTTATTCGTACGCGCAGAAGACCCTTCCTCCGAGGAAGAAGAAGCCCATCtcgaagaagaagatgaagaaggagAGACTGAAGCAAGGTGTCTCAGCACCAGGAGAGTGA
- the LOC18100220 gene encoding uncharacterized protein LOC18100220, whose amino-acid sequence MELKYSTATTFLLCLLLVTPCISRGGSDAAESEVYEIDYRGPETHSSVMPPPGHSHGRPWIHQDTVKKSHKPQGFRGGNNGEQADKIHG is encoded by the exons ATGGAGCTTAAGTATAGCACAGCCACCACCTTTCTTCTATGCCTCCTCCTTGTCACGCCTTGCATTTCAAGAG GGGGATCGGATGCGGCAGAGTCAGaagtttatgaaattgattacAGAGGACCAGAGACTCACTCATCAGTTATGCCTCCTCCCGGTCACTCTCATGGCAGGCCCTGGATTCATCAAGATACTGTCAAGAAATCTCATAAACCCCAAGGTTTTAGAGGTGGTAACAACGGAGAACAA GCTGATAAAATTCATGGATGA
- the LOC18100219 gene encoding cell number regulator 8: protein MADNSKPSFDRNNNDGEEASPLLNKNLEEQNDKKPTKVSPDAKTATASPGSASPEYGWAVNGLPLSHGSVVGEPMGRNQWDSSLFACLGRNDEFCSSDLEVCLLGSTVPCMLYGSNVERLGSAPGTFASHCLSYCGLYLIGTSFFGRNCIAPWFSYSSRTAIRRKFNLEGSCEALDRSCGCCGSFVEDDLQREQCETACDFATHVFCHPLALCQEGREIRRWVPHPGFNAQPVLVMIPPGEQSMGRGA, encoded by the exons ATGGCTGACAACAGCAAACCAAGCTTCGACAGAAACAATAATGATGGCGAGGAAGCGAGCCCTCTTTTGAACAAGAACCTTGAAGAACAAAACGACAAGAAACCCACCAAGGTTTCTCCTGATGCAAAGACGGCCACCGCCTCCCCGGGATCTGCTTCGCCTGAATATGGGTGGGCCGTGAATGGGCTGCCGTTGAGTCATGGGAGCGTGGTGGGTGAGCCTATGGGTCGGAATCAGTGGGACTCCAGCCTTTTTGCTTGCCTTGGTCGCAACGATGAATTCTGTAGCAGCGATCTTGAAGTCT GTCTTCTTGGAAGCACTGTCCCTTGCATGCTGTACGGAAGCAATGTAGAGAGACTTGGATCTGCTCCCGGAACATTTGCATCCCACTGCTTGTCATACTGTGGTCTGTACCTGATCGGCACTTCATTTTTCGGTAGGAATTGCATTGCACCATGGTTTTCATATTCTAGCCGTACAGCTATCCGTCGGAAGTTTAACCTAGAG GGTAGCTGTGAGGCACTTGATAGGTCATGTGGGTGCTGTGGGAGCTTTGTGGAAGATGATTTGCAACGTGAGCAATGTGAGACAGCATGTGATTTTGCAACTCATGTTTTCTGCCACCCATTAGCCCTTTGCCAGGAAGGTCGTGAGATCCGTCGTTGGGTGCCCCATCCTGGGTTCAATGCTCAACCGGTCTTGGTTATGATCCCACCTGGGGAGCAATCCATGGGCCGTGGAGCCTGA